In Scophthalmus maximus strain ysfricsl-2021 chromosome 13, ASM2237912v1, whole genome shotgun sequence, the genomic window GTGGCTTGGAGGACAAAGCAGGTAATAAGAAAACATGGTGCAAAAAATCTGCGATCAACTTCACTACAACCTCAGATCGTGCAGAGTTCACTGGGGGTGCGGTTGACACCCTGGacagactcacacaaacacagccacaggCGTTGGTGGCACCCGACGTGAGACAGCAAAACACTTCTGGGGGAAGTGTGTTGATACACATGCATGAATCAGAGGTGCGGCGAGGACACAGTACAAGGTGTGCGGCTAGCAACGAAAACGGACGGAGACCGAGTTAGCGCGATGCTAACACAGGTGGCTAGCCCCGCTCTTCGTGGCTGTTTACCTGTCCTCCCGCCCGGAGCTGTGTCTTGTCCTCGACTTCAGCTGCTGGCGGGGACATCGCTGGGTTTCACCGTACGTCGCGTCGAGATAGTAGCACAGCGGCGAACACGCACTACCTCCCGTGTGAGCGTCGTGGGTCTCAAGGAGCGTGAACACGGAACAGTTTAATCCGCTAGCTTCTTCTCTCACGTCGGAGCGTACGCTTCCGTCACGTCCTCTGTGCCCGGACTCGGCACCTGATTGGACAGATCCTCTGTCGGTCACGCCCTTGTTGCGGAAATGACTCCAGACGTAAACAAGATCCACGTGATGACACAAACAACCGTTTACTGCCTTTTACAGTCTCGTGAGCGGAGCAGGTCTGCGTAGACACCTTTAACAGTGCTGCACCAATGCGTTACGAGATGAACTGGCTGCACCgttacacatttaaaagaagTATATACTTTAAGTTGGCTCTTTTGCAGTCGCACAATTATTATCAccctcttcaaaaaaaaagtgttgaaaaCGGTTGACACTTTTAAATCTCTAGCACCCTCTATAGTCCACATACTCAAAAGATGGACATGTCAGTGCATGAGAGAGTGACATATGGATGTCATGTAAGTAAGAGCATTATCCGAGGTAAaaattaattatgaaataaGCAAGTAATATAGCACAAGTGGTGGTGATTCTGCACAATTCATACTTTTACTTTGTTCATAATACTTAGTACTTTTACTTCAGTGAAATTCAGGAccttttaacttttatttaattttaaatttgtattaattattcataataattataatttgattattttatgtAAGTAAAGAAATTCAGAATACGACTTCATCCCATGTGCTAAGGGCACGTGATCCATGAAATCAGATAAGTAGCAGTTCTCCCTCCTTATCATCGATTGGTGGCagaacttaaaaataaatacccatgaagaaaaacagagataaaaacCTCCAACTATATTGCaccattaaaaatgtaagaataaaagaaacattcGAACAATAGCAGTGTTGTGATTCAGATTAATGCGCAAAGAACAGACGTCATCGCAACTTGCAGCTCTACGAGCCAAGATggtacacaaaaacacagtagACAGCGTCAGACTTTAAAAGGTCAAATGCAAATGAGCTGCCCCCTGTGAAACTTTATAGAGGAACTGTAAAAGTCCAAAACATTTCAACTTACAGTTACATTCTTTCAATGCAGTTTGAAAACAGTTTCTAGTCCTTTTGTTTAACGATAAAAGGCAGAGCAAAGCATTGACGCAAGTTAGTGCTCAGGTTTGCAACCCGGGTCCCACATGCTCTAACTGTATACGGTATTGTTTGTCCGAAATACACCAGCCTAGTAATTTGGATTCACAGTCATCAAAACTACAATCACGATCCTGTTGTACATTGTAATTTACCGTATTGCCgtgtaatgtaatatataatCTATCACTACCCTTGAACTTTGAGCCCAGGCCCATGTAATGAAGTTTAATTGTTGCTGTAAACGCAGAAGCAGGTGCATAGATAACATGAGACCATATTAAACTCCTGTTCTGTGGTTCAATGAACGTTGCCAGCAACGCATCTACTAACGCTGAGAATGATTCATTATTTGTGATTTACTcgtccacaattttttttcaccctcttaATTTATTGCAAATGTTCCACCTGTTAAagaaacctttaaaaaaaaaaaaacagattgataAACTTAAAAAACTCCATGTCACCTAAGCCAGCTTCAATTCACTTGATATTCCAGAAATctattattttaaagaaaagtatTAAACCATGATTTAAAGGTATTTGGTTGACCTCCCAAGAGTAGTCATGCCTTCTTAAACCCCCACTTCACTCCTGCCCCCTCCCAACAATGCCTCTGCCTGTGACAAACTCCCCTCGCACCCTCCTCAGTCCGATCACAGCGCCACAGGGGAGCCAAACAGACGAAGGACGGCTCTCCCAACCATGAGGGTGTTTGTCTACTTCGAGGGCTCCTGCGAGCCTTTGGACATCCCTTCAGATCAGACTGTGGGGGCCCTGAAGCATCTGGTGAAGGTAATAAAAGTTCCACTCAGGGCCCAGGGCCTCCTCAATTCCTGGAGGAGCTTTGACAGCATTCTAAAAATCAGCGTGATAATTATTAGACGGAAATGAGTGTTCGATGGATTTATTACATCTTTGGCATAATGTTACTTGCAATGTTGAAATAGTATGCTTTGCTAAATGTTTTACACATGAATAGCAGTGTGCATACATCGAAAGTAACACTGACACAAAATTGGCTATTTGTAAAATTGCATGTCAATGAAATGCTACATTGGAGACATTTTTATTCAGTTTGCCTGGGAAAGCAACTGCAGCCACACACTGAACGTGGTCTATCTCGCACGTTTCTTGGTCCAcactgtttcctctcctctctgtaggAAACCTTCCTTGTGCAACTCTCTGATGACGAGCAGGTCCGGCACTACCTGGAGCTGAGCTACGGTGGTGCCGCTCTGCAGGACAGCTGGACTCTGAGTGACCTGACAGTCACGAGTGGCAGTGCCATCCGGTGCCTGATAAAGGtattaaaacatcaaaacacTTCGAAGATTTGTTGCTGTGTTGGGATTTACAGTAATAACAAGCGGATTGCAAGTATTTCAGacactttaatgtttttattatctgCACATAGAAGTTGTCATTCAGATATTGGTGTTATTGGTGAAATTTATGTAAGTTTTATTTAGAGGGAAATCATTTAATGGTTGGCTTAGAGCTTCAGTTTGTCGTCATTGCTTGTTTTAATGCCATTCCAGGCTCATCACTTGGCAACCTTTTGAAAAAGTGgaaaagcaagtgtgtgtgtgtgtgtccctcctcagcttttgttattatttaacatCCTCATAAAATAGGTTTGTGAATGTTTCTGTCTGGGTCCATTTGCTTTGACATttcacatgttttgtttattctatCCCTGCTCTActtaaataaatactgtacttATACTAGTGTGTTCTGGCAAAATCCTTTTTAATGCAATTGGGTAAATCCTCTATAAACCCTTTGCAGACATATCTATGTACACTTAACCTTATAATCTATTTAATTTTTGCAAAAAGCAGTTCAGGTTCCAGGTTTCTCGCTGCAAAGTTATCCAGACTGTTCAGTACATCTAATATCTTTCAGTACTTTTCACTAAGGTGATTTTATGAGACTGTACATAATGTCGACCACACAGTGGCAGCAAACTCAAAGATCATTGCAGGATGCCCCTGATGATGAGACAAAATATAGcattccttttttgtttaatgCATTCATTTTGCTATATCTTTGACTTAAACAGAAACCACTACCTGTCTACTCTTGCTTTTGATTCCCAAGGATTTCATGTAAAACTATTTAAGTTGATTGTCTTGTACATGGTTGTTCATCCTAGTAAAAAAATAGGATAAAttgtaatgaaattaaaagttaaatatacatttatacaattTTTAGTTTCAGTTGATGATAGAAGGTTTGAGTCAACGACCCTTTTGTGGGAAGTGATAACTTGTGACTTCATtgtcatcattatttttcagCGTGAGCGAAGGCCTGTGATACACGTTTTCAACGCTGTGACGGGAGAAACCTTTCCAGTCGTAGGAAGTGAGGCTATTCTGCACATGTCCGTTGCTGGATTAAAAACAATGGTGTCCGTGAAGAGTGGCCTCCCTGTCAGCACCTTCAGACTGAGCAGACCTAAAGACGTGCAACTCTACGACTGCAACCAACTGCAGGACTATGCTATTGAACTGGGTATGGTATgctttctgtctgtgctgcctGACTGATGCGTGTGTCTTCACAGATTGGAACATACTGAAAGTGAATTTACTGTTCTTCATGGTAAAATTTTTCATCATCGTGTCAAGATAAAGCAAGGCTGTACATTTTGTTGGCAACGACTACAGTTATGATCACAGAAGTTGACATGTTTGCAACAAGGTATAAGCCTAAAAGCTCCAATATGATGAACAAAATCAATTGACTTTACTTAAAGATTACTTTGCACATCAACTGTTGCCTTGCAACATACACACTGATAGTTAATGCAGgagaatttattcattttgaaatccatACAGTTTTTTTAACATAGGCACTACTCTACGGTTGGACACATGGGATGGGTGGGTGGAGTTCCTCCGAGGCTGCCTCCTGGGCCAGAGATTGACAGTTCAGAGCCACCTATCAGAGGAGAGGACTGTGATGAGGTCAGAAATTACTGACATCTATTtccatatatacatttattttccaaaataaatctgaatgcAATCTTACAAACGAAACCTTTTCATTAGCTAACAACAAGTGAAAGTTTCCTCATTTTACCAGGTTTCAGCTGCGTGTGGCGCTGTACATCGCTGCCTCTTTGGGTCACCTGGATCTGGCAGGCTGGCTGCTGGAAAAGAGGGTGCATGCTGAGGAACCAGTGGGTGTCCATCCTTACCGCCAGTGGTGCCACCAGACTGCCCACCGAGATGCCATAAAGTGTCCAATCCATGCAGCAGTAGAGAGCAGTCAGCTCCAAATACTCAAACTCTTCATCGCCAAAAACCTTTTGGCCTTGGCTTGTCGGGACCCTGTTGGTCGTGACCCTTTAAAAATCGCCATTCAGCATGGGCACAGGGATTGTGTGCGCTACTTAGCCAACAAGATTTGCTCAGTTATATCACTGCCAAATATGTCCCTACCCATGCGTGTATACCTCCAGATGAAATACTGGGTGAGAGTGGGGCAGAAAAGGGCAGCCTCCAAACTACTCCTGTCCACCAGTGCTGCAGTCAAAGACAGGGTGGGAGGTATGTTGCTGGTAGATGGCTTCAACCAGCCACAGATGTCCTCCAAATCCAGGAAAGCTGAGACCAAACTAAAAAGAGGAATCAGAGCCAAAGCTCTGCGACACTTACCACCCATCAGCAAATCAGTTAACCCTGGTGACCTTGAAGAGACACAGAAAAGGTGGAAGCAGGATGTAAAACACATGGATGGTGGCCCAGAGATGGGAGACAGCATTCTTTTCAGGGGCAGGTCTACACTCCCACCAGTTACTAGAGGAAGAACTTCCAAGCCGGAGTGTGCCGGCCCATCACTAAAATCTTCCAATAATGTGCCTGCATCTCTGGAGTCCTTCTCTCAGCACTGTGGCCGAACACCAAGAGAAAATGCCATCTACTTCCTGAGTATAGCCAGGTCTCTATAATCTCTACCATATGTGCTTGTGTAAAGGAAATCACTGTAGAATAGGTGTTGCATACATTTTACCATTTCTATGTATACTTTAAGAGTTTCCGGGACTAGACTAATCTCTGGCCTACATCGTTGGATGTGGTGGAAAACTAAGAatttctgtttacattgtaaAACAGGAGGGTTTTCAGCAGAGGTAATGAAATGCTATACACAGCAACTTTATTTTACTCTTTGTGattaatttatttctctttgaTATAGTTCCTTCACAGAAAAACCTTGGTCGAAGCAGCTGAACATTGCACGATCTTTGGTCAGGAAGCCCGTCCAGGTCATGTCGTGATGATATTCATGGATGCCGTCAGTACACTTACTCACAAGTCGTATCCAGATCCACCAACCATCAGCCTGACTGCATGTGGCTCTCCCATCAGCTGCCTGCAACACTACTCTGGACATGAGGAATCGTTCTGTGTGACAGCTGAGATCTCTATCTCAGGCTTAGTGTGTCATTAGGAATTAaatctgtctgtgtttatgtgctttGCCAAATCTCTGCCTTTCTTTGCTATttgcagaaaaaggaaaggttTCAGATACATATCGTGGATATAGACATGTGCATATTTAACTGACTTACAATTAAATGAAACGTGATTGACATTTTGTGTGGGACAAAAGTCCAAGCAAGGTCTGACCACCTTGGCTGAAATGACTTGCTTAAGTTGAAAATCAAGGCTTAAACCACTAATATATTGTATGTTATCTTTTACATATACATTCAATAATATGTTGATAAAATATTGACCATCTTCCTCATGTACAATTGTCTGCCTCCCCCCATTATATATGGCATCTCCCTTTATTCCTGATCTTCCCATCACATCATTCAATAACCATCTGTtttacttttcctgttttttatttcatctttaattatatgtgatttgtttttcaaatttctctGATGTGTCTTAAGCGAAATACATTGTTATGCTTAATTCGCAGGCTGACtttaatgtttgttatttggCCGTTGATTACCTCATTCATTCAAGAGTAATTCATTGCAGTTGTGCAAGTGAACATAAACATAGGACAGAGAATCGAGTGATGGTTTATTCGTAG contains:
- the LOC118317757 gene encoding protein ANKUB1-like; protein product: MRVFVYFEGSCEPLDIPSDQTVGALKHLVKETFLVQLSDDEQVRHYLELSYGGAALQDSWTLSDLTVTSGSAIRCLIKRERRPVIHVFNAVTGETFPVVGSEAILHMSVAGLKTMVSVKSGLPVSTFRLSRPKDVQLYDCNQLQDYAIELGTTLRLDTWDGWVEFLRGCLLGQRLTVQSHLSEERTVMRFQLRVALYIAASLGHLDLAGWLLEKRVHAEEPVGVHPYRQWCHQTAHRDAIKCPIHAAVESSQLQILKLFIAKNLLALACRDPVGRDPLKIAIQHGHRDCVRYLANKICSVISLPNMSLPMRVYLQMKYWVRVGQKRAASKLLLSTSAAVKDRVGGMLLVDGFNQPQMSSKSRKAETKLKRGIRAKALRHLPPISKSVNPGDLEETQKRWKQDVKHMDGGPEMGDSILFRGRSTLPPVTRGRTSKPECAGPSLKSSNNVPASLESFSQHCGRTPRENAIYFLSIASSFTEKPWSKQLNIARSLVRKPVQVMS